Proteins encoded together in one Xiphophorus maculatus strain JP 163 A chromosome 13, X_maculatus-5.0-male, whole genome shotgun sequence window:
- the LOC102216594 gene encoding gastrula zinc finger protein XlCGF8.2DB-like: MEEPPDGEQTDSQLYDVQQVLVIKEELVVEEEDWSPRPDQEDQKPSQIKEEEEENEITELTFSPVHVKSEDEEEIPQLSELLPSQTEENRDSEESDDDKTSNCSSETDVSDGNWEESEAQSDLDTVKKDAVPDGDRKCGKSKKLHICPDCGKTFRSRQGLLGHHRIHTGENPFSCSICNKTFSSKGNLQKHSKVHTGERPFKCSVCGTALKSKNALIEHTRIHTGEKPFSCSVCGRSFGFRSYLTVHMKCHSEEKPYSCSLCTAAFKRKNTLLAHVKTHTGEKPYSCSVCGKNFAHCVSLTCHMRSHTGERPYSCSICKATFKWKNTFTHHIKIHTDE; the protein is encoded by the exons ATGGAGGAGCCGCCAGATGGTGAGCAGACGGACTCTCAGCTTTATG ATGTCCAGCAAGTGTTGGTGATCAAAGAGGAGCTGGTTGTTGAGGAGGAGGACTGGAGTCCCAGACCAGACCAGGAGGACCAGAAGCCTTCTCAGattaaagaggaagaggaggagaatgAGATCACAGAGTTAACTTTCAGTCCTGTTCATGTGAAGagtgaagatgaggaagagatACCTCAGCTGTCAGAACTTCTTCCCAGTCAGACTGAGGAGAACAGAGACTCTGAGGAATCAGATGATGACAAAACTTCAAATTGTTCTTCAGAGACGGACGTCAGTGATGGAAACTGGGAGGAAagtgaagctcagtcagatttagACACTGTGAAAAAAGATGCCGTTCCTGATGGTGATAGAAAATGtggcaaaagtaaaaagttacaCATCTGTCCCGACTGCGGAAAAACATTCAGAAGCAGGCAAGGTTTGTTAGGACACCACAGAATACACACCGGAGAAAATCCTTTCAGCTGCTCCATTTGTAACAAAACCTTTTCCTCAAAAGGAAACTTGCAAAAACACTCAAAGGTCCACACAGGGGAAAGACCATTCAAATGTTCTGTTTGTGGTACAgctcttaaaagtaaaaatgcattaattgaACACACAAGAATCCACACTGGGGAGAAGCCGTTCAGTTGCTCCGTTTGCGGCCGAAGCTTTGGTTTCAGGTCGTATTTAACTGTTCACATGAAGTGTCACTCTGAAGAAAAACCTTACAGCTGTTCTCTCTGTACAGCAGctttcaaaaggaaaaacaccTTATTGGCACATGTAAAAACTCATACTGGAGAGAAGCCTTACAGCTGCTCGGTCTGTGGGAAGAACTTTGCCCACTGTGTAAGTCTAACATGTCATATGAGAAGTCACACAGGAGAGAGACCTTACAGCTGCTCCATTTGTAAGGCGACATTCAAGTGGAAAAATACATTCACACATCATATAAAAATCCATACTGATGAGTAA
- the LOC102216852 gene encoding gastrula zinc finger protein XlCGF52.1-like isoform X2, which translates to MRLYENIGSPECRRKERTMEEPPDDVQQVLVIKEELVVEEEDWSPRPDQEDQKPPQIKEEEEENEITELTFSPVHVKSEDEEEIPQLSELLPSKTEENRDSEESDDDKTSNCSSETDVSDGNWEESEAQSDLDYVKKDAVPVGDRKCDKSKKLHICPDCGKTFRSRQGLLGHHRIHTGENPFSCSICNKTFSSKGNLQKHSKVHTGERPFKCSVCGVALKRKNSLIEHTRIHTGEKPFSCSVCGRSFGFSSYLKVHMKCHSEEKPYSCSLCAASFKRKNTLLAHVKTHTGEKAYSCSVCGKMFKWKESEIRHMRSHTKEKPFNCPICQRNFPSRRTLKEHAKIHSENRPFKCSVCDAAFKKKRTLSEHIKIHTGKKPCSCRVCGQSLSSKSYLTVHMRSHTGEKPYSCSVCKATFKWKKTFLKHSKIHAAQ; encoded by the exons ATGCGATTGTATGAAAACATAGGAAGTCCAGAGTGCAGGAGAAAGGAAAGGACGATGGAGGAGCCACCAGATG ATGTCCAGCAAGTGTTGGTGATCAAAGAGGAGCTGGTTGTTGAGGAGGAGGACTGGAGTCCCAGACCAGACCAGGAGGACCAGAAGCCTCCTCAGattaaagaggaagaggaggagaatgAGATCACAGAGTTAACTTTCAGTCCTGTTCATGTGAAGagtgaagatgaggaagagatACCTCAGCTGTCAGAACTTCTTCCCAGTAAGACTGAGGAGAACAGAGACTCTGAGGAATCAGATGATGACAAAACTTCAAATTGTTCTTCAGAGACGGACGTCAGTGATGGAAACTGGGAGGAAagtgaagctcagtcagatttagACTATGTGAAAAAAGATGCCGTTCCTGTTGGTGatagaaaatgtgacaaaagtaaaaagttacaCATCTGTCCCGACTGCGGAAAAACATTCAGAAGCAGGCAAGGTTTGTTAGGACACCACAGAATACACACCGGAGAAAATCCTTTCAGCTGCTCCATTTGTAACAAAACCTTTTCCTCAAAAGGAAACTTGCAAAAACACTCAAAGGTCCACACAGGGGAAAGACCATTCAAATGTTCTGTCTGTGGCGTGGCtcttaaaaggaaaaactcaCTAATTGAACACACAAGAATCCACACTGGGGAGAAGCCGTTCAGTTGCTCCGTCTGCGGCCGAAGCTTTGGTTTCAGCTCCTATCTAAAAGTTCACATGAAGTGTCACTCTGAAGAAAAACCTTACAGCTGTTCTCTATGTGCAGCTAgtttcaaaaggaaaaatactttattggcACATGTAAAAACTCACACTGGAGAGAAGGCTTACAGTTGCTCAGTATGCGGAAAAATGTTCAAGTGGAAAGAAAGCGAAATCCGACATATGAGGTCTCATACAAAAGAGAAACCATTCAACTGCCCCATCTGTCAAAGGAACTTTCCTTCCAGGAGAACATTGAAAGAACACGCTAAGATCCACTCAGAGAACAGACCTTTCAAATGTTCTGTCTGTGacgctgcttttaaaaaaaagagaacattgtCAGaacacataaaaatccacaCGGGAAAAAAGCCTTGCAGCTGTCGGGTCTGCGGCCAGAGTCTCAGTTCCAAGTCATATCTAACTGTTCACATGAGAAGTCACACAGGAGAAAAACCTTACAGCTGTTCTGTCTGTAAGGCCActttcaaatggaaaaaaacttttttaaaacactcaaaaatCCATGCAGCTCAATAA
- the LOC102216852 gene encoding gastrula zinc finger protein XlCGF52.1-like isoform X1 yields the protein MRLYENIGSPECRRKERTMEEPPDGEQTDSQLYDVQQVLVIKEELVVEEEDWSPRPDQEDQKPPQIKEEEEENEITELTFSPVHVKSEDEEEIPQLSELLPSKTEENRDSEESDDDKTSNCSSETDVSDGNWEESEAQSDLDYVKKDAVPVGDRKCDKSKKLHICPDCGKTFRSRQGLLGHHRIHTGENPFSCSICNKTFSSKGNLQKHSKVHTGERPFKCSVCGVALKRKNSLIEHTRIHTGEKPFSCSVCGRSFGFSSYLKVHMKCHSEEKPYSCSLCAASFKRKNTLLAHVKTHTGEKAYSCSVCGKMFKWKESEIRHMRSHTKEKPFNCPICQRNFPSRRTLKEHAKIHSENRPFKCSVCDAAFKKKRTLSEHIKIHTGKKPCSCRVCGQSLSSKSYLTVHMRSHTGEKPYSCSVCKATFKWKKTFLKHSKIHAAQ from the exons ATGCGATTGTATGAAAACATAGGAAGTCCAGAGTGCAGGAGAAAGGAAAGGACGATGGAGGAGCCACCAGATGGTGAGCAGACAGACTCTCAGCTTTATG ATGTCCAGCAAGTGTTGGTGATCAAAGAGGAGCTGGTTGTTGAGGAGGAGGACTGGAGTCCCAGACCAGACCAGGAGGACCAGAAGCCTCCTCAGattaaagaggaagaggaggagaatgAGATCACAGAGTTAACTTTCAGTCCTGTTCATGTGAAGagtgaagatgaggaagagatACCTCAGCTGTCAGAACTTCTTCCCAGTAAGACTGAGGAGAACAGAGACTCTGAGGAATCAGATGATGACAAAACTTCAAATTGTTCTTCAGAGACGGACGTCAGTGATGGAAACTGGGAGGAAagtgaagctcagtcagatttagACTATGTGAAAAAAGATGCCGTTCCTGTTGGTGatagaaaatgtgacaaaagtaaaaagttacaCATCTGTCCCGACTGCGGAAAAACATTCAGAAGCAGGCAAGGTTTGTTAGGACACCACAGAATACACACCGGAGAAAATCCTTTCAGCTGCTCCATTTGTAACAAAACCTTTTCCTCAAAAGGAAACTTGCAAAAACACTCAAAGGTCCACACAGGGGAAAGACCATTCAAATGTTCTGTCTGTGGCGTGGCtcttaaaaggaaaaactcaCTAATTGAACACACAAGAATCCACACTGGGGAGAAGCCGTTCAGTTGCTCCGTCTGCGGCCGAAGCTTTGGTTTCAGCTCCTATCTAAAAGTTCACATGAAGTGTCACTCTGAAGAAAAACCTTACAGCTGTTCTCTATGTGCAGCTAgtttcaaaaggaaaaatactttattggcACATGTAAAAACTCACACTGGAGAGAAGGCTTACAGTTGCTCAGTATGCGGAAAAATGTTCAAGTGGAAAGAAAGCGAAATCCGACATATGAGGTCTCATACAAAAGAGAAACCATTCAACTGCCCCATCTGTCAAAGGAACTTTCCTTCCAGGAGAACATTGAAAGAACACGCTAAGATCCACTCAGAGAACAGACCTTTCAAATGTTCTGTCTGTGacgctgcttttaaaaaaaagagaacattgtCAGaacacataaaaatccacaCGGGAAAAAAGCCTTGCAGCTGTCGGGTCTGCGGCCAGAGTCTCAGTTCCAAGTCATATCTAACTGTTCACATGAGAAGTCACACAGGAGAAAAACCTTACAGCTGTTCTGTCTGTAAGGCCActttcaaatggaaaaaaacttttttaaaacactcaaaaatCCATGCAGCTCAATAA
- the LOC102217105 gene encoding gastrula zinc finger protein XlCGF8.2DB-like: protein MFKALEKRELTEMEEPTHSERMDSQLDDVQKVLVLKEELPAEEENWSHNLDQKHSQIKQEQEENEITEFIFNPVKSEDDEEKPQLHCQSEKKRDRGSELGHADSSETDVSDGNWEESGETPSHLDSLGNNKFPVSEKGKQLHSCSECGKAFNQKSDLLRHNRVHTGEKPFSCSICNASFTWKHVLVQHLRTHSGEKPFSCVVCGQTFRKKETLTYHMRCHSDEKPFSCSVCLQAFSRKESVNRHMTCHSEDKPFSCSICGQKFKRKESETRHKRCHSKDKPFSCSVCRRNFQSRRTLKEHTKIHSENRPFKCSVCDAAFKKKRTLSEHARIHTGEKPCSCRICGQSLSSKSYLTVHMRSHTGEKPYSCSVCKATFKWKKTFVRHSRVHSGQ, encoded by the coding sequence aTGTGCAGAAGGTGTTGGTTTTAAAAGAGGAGCTTCCTGCTGAGGAGGAGAACTGGAGTCACAACCTGGATCAGAAACACTCACAGATCAAACAGGAACAGGAGGAGAATGAGATTACAGAGTTTATATTCAATCCTGTGAAGAGTGAAGACGATGAAGAGAAACCTCAGCTTCACTGCCAATCTGAGAAGAAGAGAGACAGAGGTTCAGAATTAGGTCATGCAGATTCTTCTGAGACAGACGTCAGCGATGGAAACTGGGAGGAGAGCGGTGAAACTCCATCTCATTTAGACTCTTTAGGGAACAATAAATTTCCTGTAAGTGAAAAAGGCAAGCAGCTCCATAGCTGCAGTGAATGTGGGAAAGCATTTAACCAAAAGTCTGATTTGTTGAGGCACAACAGAgttcacacaggagagaaaccttTCAGCTGCTCCATCTGCAATGCCTCTTTTACATGGAAACATGTGTTAGTGCAACACCTGAGGACACACAGTGGAGAAAAACCGTTCAGCTGTGTTGTTTGTGGTCAGacatttagaaagaaagaaactttaaCTTACCACATGAGGTGTCACAGTGACGAGAAACCTTTTAGCTGCTCTGTTTGTCTGCAAGCCTTCAGCAGGAAGGAGAGCGTAAATCGGCACATGACGTGTCACAGCGAGGACAAACCTTTCAGCTGCTCCATCTGCGGACAAAAGTTCAAAAGGAAGGAAAGTGAAACCCGACATAAGAGATGTCATTCGAAAGATAAACCTTTCAGCTGCTCCGTCTGTCGCAGGAACTTCCAATCCAGGAGAACCTTGAAAGAACACACTAAGATCCACTCAGAGAACAGACCCTTCAAATGTTCTGTCTGTGacgctgcttttaaaaaaaagagaacattgtCAGAACACGCAAGAATCCATACAGGAGAAAAGCCTTGCAGCTGTCGGATCTGCGGCCAAAGCCTCAGTTCCAAGTCATACCTAACTGTTCACATGAGAAgtcacacaggagagaaaccttACAGCTGTTCTGTCTGTAAGGCCActttcaaatggaaaaaaaccttTGTAAGACACTCAAGGGTCCATTCAGGTCAATAA